gcgcaatgcaaagcatagaatgcagtggtgtacagcactgtcactggactctagaacagtggagatgtgttctctggagtgacaaatcacgcttctccatctggcaatccaatggatgagtctgagtttggcagttgccaggagaacggtacttgtctgactgctttgggccaagtgtaaagtttggtggaggggggattatggcatggggttgtttttcaggagttgggctcagccccttagttccagtgaagaactcttaatgcttcagtagcaagtgattttggacaatttcatgctcccaactttgctcccaaagtccataaagacatgaatgagcgagtttggtgtggaagaacatgactggcctgcacctcaacccgatagaacacctgaCTCTcgtcaggccttctcgtccaacatcaatgtctgacctcatagatgtgtttctggaagaatggtcaaaaattcccataaacactcctaagctttgtggaaagccttaacagaagagttgaagcttttatagctgcaaagggtggcctgacatcatattaaaccctgtggattaagaatgggatgtcactcaagttcatatgcgagtgaaggcagacaagcgaatacttttagaaatatagtgttGTCTGAATTATTATCGTTTCATTCTCACCACTGGTCATTTCTAATAGCACTgctaaatttgtttttaaaaatctcataTGAAATCCGTGATGCATCACCGGTTTAGTAGTTTCTCACAGAAGCTGTGATTAGTatgcatgttttaaatgtattatgaaCCTAATCATCATGCCTACACATTGCTCACCCAGTAGATCATTCTTAAGATATTCAGTGAATACTGTAGATATTATGTACACATCAGAAGACCTGGCAAATAATCTCAGCTGTGATTAACACAGGCCTTTTTCATGCAGGTGTATAGAAAAACAGATGAGAAACTGTAGGTTTTCACTGCCCAGGACAAAGAATCCAGACTTTTATTTGCAGACTGTAAATTCCTCCTATGAGGTAAGATCATATTTCTTTCTCATATTCTAAAGAAAATACTGGCACTTAAAGGATACACTGAAACCTTCCAAATTTACAATCAACGAGCCCACTAACATTGAAAAGTATTGGAAGATGTGCATAAACATGCAATGAATTGTTGCTTTCACAGGTCACAGTGGACACAGTGTATGGCCACGTGATTCATATTCCCTCAGAAGCTGTCCTGAAAAGCAGTGGGGAGCAGCTGGGCAATGGCCATGAACTGCACGTGACCGTATCTGTTCTTAACCGCAGCCTTTTTGAGGTAAGTGATTATGGCCAGAGTGGGCATCTATTATTGTTTAAGCGTGTCAGACGCCAGTTCTGGTAGGCTACAGTACTGCACAGTTGAATGTATAACTGAAGACACCAGATTCAACACAAGGGCTTTGTGAGTTTGAATGAGTTTTATGTCCTATTTAAACTGgaatattatttaattaaagtGATTACTCGTTAGAACTGTGATATTACTCCAGTATTTTTCTCCAATGTCAAATATTATTACAAGTGAGGTAATATAGTAATAACTCCAGTGCACCATAAGTTATAGTCCTTTCCGGAAGAATCGACCTCATGCTAAATTAATAACAAAATTACAGGCAGTAATTTGGGAAAACTACAAAGGCCAAAAGTAGGCAACATGGATGCATGAACACCACATTTACCATTGGAAGAAAAGctcatatttccattttttgtaattttccagaatttgacatttgaaattgcctgttgtcctttatattgtttaaatctcatgaagaatggaccaaaagatgCCTACTAAACATAGACAGAAGCATTAGTGTGGTGAGGCAGTAATGTGCATGTCCAATGGTGGTCTGCTTTACTTGGGGATCTTAGGCATGTTTACAGCTAGCTGCTCAGCTATGGAAACCCAATCTGTGCACCTCATTATGGCAGATTTTGTGCTGACATTACTTTCAAAGGTGCTCAAAGGTACACTTCACAATAAcaacacttacagttgactagaGTAGCTGTAACAAGGCAGAAACTTGACAAACTGACTTGCTGGAAAGGTGCCAACCTGTAACAGTGCCACACTGAAAGTCTACTTTGCTTGTTCATGGAAATTTCATGGAGGCATACTTGATTTTGCATTGCTGTTGTGGCTGAAATGGACAAACTCACTCCTTAGTGCATATACTGTATCATCTATGAACTGGCCAGCCACAGCCATTTCAAAAATTACATCACAGAACCTGTAAAATGAATCCAGCTTGAAGAGTACAGAAAACCGTAAGCCATGCTATAGTCCTTTTGGACTGTAAGTCTGGCTTTTCTGGTTTAAACTGATGTCTAGCAGTTTCTCAACCCAAAATACCTTAGACAAAATGTGGACCTTTTTGTGGCCCcctgtgcatatatatatgtgtgtgtgtgtataatgtgtgtatatacatatgatCTGCATTGTTTTGTTCCCCACTTGACCCTGTATATTTGGCTCTATTAAAAAGATGGTGCATTTTGGGCTTTTAATCTTTGGGGTTTTTAATCTGAGTTCTATCAACACATAAAAACCACACAGTTCAAGTGATGCTGTAGCCATTCatgccaggagtccaagagagtacAATTTCTTTTCCCCACATCACTCTGCAAGCCAATGAGGGCCTTAGCTAAGTTAATAGGAttagcagttagtgttctcctccaagcgtgttaaGCTGTTTAATGAAGTTGCCGTGACTCAGAAaaagccttcaccctcctagtagTGCTGGTAGTATCAACTGATTGGGGGAGACCTAACTAATGGGTGAAATTGAATTCGATTAAACTGGGAAGAAAATGGGCAAACACATTCCTGTACCTGATATGTACTGGGGGGAAATGGagcttctgattctgattcaacTGTCTATATTACTGCAAGGTACAGTGGTTGCATCATACTGATTCACTGCATGTTTTAAGCTATAGCAATAGTGAGTCACACTGGTGTTCTCTACCTGTATTGTGGCACAGGCACAGTCAGATGAAGGATCTCCTCATGAGCAGGTTTTAGGCGTGTGGCTTGGCAATCAAGATGTCCACGACCTTTCTCATCCTGTTAGGATGGTGTTTGTGAATGTCCATCAGGTGAGATATTTACCTGTTGCACACTAGAAGTAAATTGTGTTATATAACTATGCGCCTGCAAATGTAAGTTTGGTCATTGGTCAGTTACAAACAGTAGGGTCGAATGTCTGAAACCTCGGATCGTATTAATTTAatcctggaaataaacaacagaacattttatcattttgaaagaaacagaacaaaagaaaagttatgacgaataaaaagacaaagaaatatTCAAGATACTGCACTATTTCTAGATCACTTCACATTTACGTCACTGACCATGTTACGGCCTTTGtacaaaatgtctgtttaagtCTTATTTCTTCTATTGAAATATCTATTGTTTAGGCGACTCTCAAGAGGATTTGATCCACTCAGCACACTTTGGTCACTGTTAGTATATTAAAAATACTATGAAATTctgaaatgtatataaatatgttaGATTCTACTTTTCGCTCAGATTATTACACTGATAATATTTGAAAAGCCTGCaaaaatgaagcattttcactagtggtctCAGACATTTGGTCCTCACTGTAATGTAGCAATACTAACAAACTGcaattttgacaaaatttgtcTTCATTTGTAAAAACATTCCTATATTTCAGAATGGGAGAGGTAAATGTGTCTTCTGGAAGCTACTGACCAACAGCGAACAAGGTCCTGAACCAAACTCAAATCAATCATGGTGATCTTATTTTCTCCTGACAAGAACATGGTAGcaagatcaaaacaaaagaagttgTGGGTCTCTGAATGTTGTCCGTTGTTGATTGTGAAAAAGATTACAGGCCAAGTGGTTTGGTGAGTTCcagtttcatgtttttgtgtgtaggTAGTTGGAGCACAGACGGCTGTAACACAATCCAGAACAACACAGACTTCATCTGTGAATGCAGTCACCTCAGTTTCTTTGCAGTGCTGATTGTAAGTGAAAccttcaaacacacactgtaTGATCTGATTTTGTGAACAGAGcacaatattttacattattcttGGTTCTGGATATGACTCTTATTAATAACTTGCTTCTCTGACAGAGTCCTGATGTGCCAGATCCTGTTGATGTTCAGCATCTTGAGTATATCTCATACATTGGATCATCTCTTTCTGTGGTGTTCACTGTCGTTGTCATTGTGATGTATCTGTGGCACAAGTAAGGTGTCTCTTATTGTGCATTCACACCATAGTCACAGTGTGTTCTtttggatgctgtgcagaatgtaaataaaaataggatgcaacgATATCATGTaaactatattttaaaaaagaaagtactacaaaaacaacatatcaaatgttgaaattgagaaatttgtactgtttttgggaaaatatttgcccattttgaattggATGCCAacaatacattccaaaaaagttgggataggagcatgtttaccactgtgtttcatcacctcttcttttaacaacactctgtaagtgtttggcaACCAGGGAGACCAGCTggtgtagttttgaaagtgaaatatttttctattcttgtctgatacaggatttcagctgctcatcagtttggGGTCTCATTTATGGGATTTTCCATTTCATAACGTGTTAAATGTTATCAGAGCAATTTTGTGGTTATACAAGCAGCATGTAGTttgccattgtcttgctgaaataatcaaggacttccctgaaaaagacatcatctagatggcagcatttaTTGCTAAAACAtactataccatcatgaatactggcttttgaactgggcactgataacaagctgagtagtCTTTAGCCGGGAGCACACagtgtccataatttccaaaaataatttcagatgttgattctTCGAACTACAGGACACTTTAatttcccctcagtccattttaaatgagctcgagcccagagaaggtggcaggaTTTCTAGATCCTATTTATAcatgctttcttctttttgcattttagagttttaagttgcatttgtagatgcagcgacaaactgttttcatagacagtggttttcaggaGTGTTTGAGCCCATtcagtgatttcctctacagaatcatgtctgtttttactgcagtgcgttctgagggcccaaagttcatggccagcaaatgctgtttttttgccTTGTGTTATGCATACAGACAGTTCTCCAGATATTCTAAATCTTTTAtcatgtactgtagatgatgaaaagcaaaaaggtCTTTGCTAatttacattgagaaacgttttcttgaattgttgcactatttgcctttgcctgtgcagtctttcacagagtggtgtactcctcatctttacttctgaaagtctcagcctctctgggatgcctTTTTTTAACATCCAATCATGTGAGGAGACACAAAGTCTGTGAGGAGATACAAACTCACCAGATAGGTTGTAGTTGAGTGGGTATGAGGAATGCAGATGCAGGCTGGAGATAGACCAACTCTGGACCAGCTTTGCTCTACTCCTTTCTCCTCAGTTTCCTCACAATCTGAGGTGAGTATCTCAGAGCTAGCCTCCTCCCAGAATCTTTCCCCTACTTCTTATAGGATTAGCCCAACCCCTGCATTATCTGAGCTCATCCATACCCCTCTGCAGGGGTGTTGCTGTCCCACAAGAGTGGattaaaaacaagaataaataaaagcataacCAATATCACAAGGCTTTAATATCCCATTACTGGTAAAGTGTCTCACTACCATGTGCACTCTTGCTACCCTGTCTTACTCTGTTTTCTGTGACCTAGGTTACAGACATCACCCCTCTCATGAGCTAGCCACGTTCATGAGAGAGCTCTTTCTACTCTGCTTCCCTTTGCTGCCTCATTAGGTAACAATCAACAGGTGAGTATCACAGGTAGGTGTTCAGGTAAGTATTGcgcacccacacagacacacacagtttttGGTGATGGGCAACGCATCTGCCTCATCacactgacctgttgccaatcatcCACCAGGtgtttagcattacacaactttatcagcctttgttgccctgtcccaacttttttggaacgtgttgttagcatcaaattcaaaatggatatttatttttgaaaaatcagtaaaatatttcagtttcaatatttgatatgttgtcttgtactattttcaattaattatagggtttaaatgatctacacatcactgcagtttatttttatttacattttgcacagcgtcccaactttttttgaaatggGGTTATATGAGAcatgaaattatatatatatatatatatatatatatatatatatatatatatatatatatatatatatatatatttaaaattgtttttttgttttgtttttgctttttcagtaGTAGGTAGTTCATTTCCTATCATTTGATTTTACAtatcaaaaaacatttaacaaaaagaTTCAAGTTTTAATTAATCTCATATCTAACTGACACAGTGCGTGACCTCTCTGTGCATAGGAAACCAAAGGCAGGACAGACGCTCATCATTCATATACAGCTCACAGGTTCGCTGCTCCTACTGCACCTCTTTTTCCTGGCCAGTTCGGTTTGGTCCAGTGCAGAGTGGGCAAGCTGCTGGACCCTGGGATTCATACTGCACTGGGCCCTGCTGGCCACTTTCACCTGGATGGCAATTGAAGGCTTCCATCTGTACCTGCTACTGGTGCGGGTCTTCAACATCTGCATCAGCAGATATCGACTGAAACTAAGCCTGGTGGGCTGGGGTGAGTAAAAGATATTCACTGTCATCAAGCCCTCTGACCAGGCTGGACTGGCAATATGAAGAACTGGGAAATCTCCCTGTGTTCTTTTGGTTTTGGCATGCACATTGGTCAAGGGCAGCGGTCATCAGCCCTTCCTGTTGACTCCCACCTGATGTATCTAACTATTgccttcagaagtccttgattagCAAAATGAGATGTGACAttttatatagtgtgtgtgtgtgtgtgtgtgtgtgtgcatgcgtgtgtgccttaaaaagatgattccttaagggttctttaacaaACAAAATGACCATAGACACAaaaagaaccattaacactcaaagaaccctttgagtgactaaatggttctttgcatcatgtttTGGTtcgtcagattgatggagaatgtgctacagttaaagaacctttttaaaaagaattctATGTAGTACACAAAAGGgttcaagcttgtaacaacagaagaacccttttggtgctgtatacaaccctttagtcatgcaaaagggttctttgagtgtttatggctcTATCTAGAAAAGTGTGCTTTattaaaaacccttgaagaatcatataaaataaaggtgccagttTATCTTCTCTGTtcaacattttgaaattgaatATCTGCACAGCTTAATTGTGTTAGCCTGAGTAGCCATCATGTgcctttgcctttattttgtGACATGGAAACAGCACATTTAAATTAATTACCCTTCCTGTTCTAGGAGTCCCtacagctacagtgatgatCTGTGGAATGGCTGGAGCATATGGCAAGTACACCCTCATGGAGAACGCCAGCAGAACCACTAGCCTGTAAGACCTGTTCAGCAGTTCCTAAACCTTTCTCTTAATTTGTATTCTTTATCTGCAGTCTAACCATGTTTGCATTTTGCCTCCATTATGCAGTTGCTGGGTTACTACCAAGGCTGCAAGGTACATAACAGTGAATGGTTATCTGGGGCTGGTGCTGCTCTTCAATGCTGCTATTCTGGGTCTGATGGTGGTGAAGATGCAGCAGCTGAGAGCACGAAAGATCCAGGCAGGAAACAGAGGGAGGAGGATGTGGAAAGACTGGGCCAGCCTGCTGGGCCTCAGCTGTGTTTTAGGGCTCCCCTGGGGGCTGGCGTTCATCACACATGGACCCCAGTCTATCAGTCTTTCAGCAATTTACCTTTTCACTGTGCTCAATGCCTTTCAAGGTAGGTTTTGTTTCATCAAGCATATAACCTTGATGTTAAAGCAATCGTTctgtaaaagaaatgaatacaATTTCACCAAATATAGTTGATCAACCACGAcctaacatttttattataacaAGGACACACAATGTCATTGATACAAACACCACTCTTGTGAAACCCCAAAAGCTATTTCATtgcccttgtggagaatctataatctgctaaatgtgagtgagtgagtgagtgagtgagtgagtgagtgagtgagtgagtgagtgagtgagtgagtatgaATGAGTTGCACACCAGGTCCATCGGGTGATTTgcttaaaatctaaaaatatgaaatacagaaattaaaagctaaaaactGCTACTGCTGTCTATGCATGGCACAGTGCCATGACAAATATATCTTCCTGCCTCCTGATTTCCTCAGTTTTCATGTTTGCCGCACCAAATGGTTTCAGATCCTCGTACAAAAATGTTATATAAGGAGATCATGTGGAAACCCCCAAAAAATTTAATgatcatttaatttattaaaggAACAAAAATTTTGAAACACCTGTAT
This Pygocentrus nattereri isolate fPygNat1 chromosome 15, fPygNat1.pri, whole genome shotgun sequence DNA region includes the following protein-coding sequences:
- the LOC108434549 gene encoding adhesion G protein-coupled receptor G3-like, translated to MGRCGLFAVFILSSVALTEGDPSSNGSRIFCYKVPRHCQENESNIPRCIEKQMRNCRFSLPRTKNPDFYLQTVNSSYEVTVDTVYGHVIHIPSEAVLKSSGEQLGNGHELHVTVSVLNRSLFEAQSDEGSPHEQVLGVWLGNQDVHDLSHPVRMVFVNVHQNGRGKCVFWKLLTNSEQGSWSTDGCNTIQNNTDFICECSHLSFFAVLISPDVPDPVDVQHLEYISYIGSSLSVVFTVVVIVMYLWHKKPKAGQTLIIHIQLTGSLLLLHLFFLASSVWSSAEWASCWTLGFILHWALLATFTWMAIEGFHLYLLLVRVFNICISRYRLKLSLVGWGVPTATVMICGMAGAYGKYTLMENASRTTSLCWVTTKAARYITVNGYLGLVLLFNAAILGLMVVKMQQLRARKIQAGNRGRRMWKDWASLLGLSCVLGLPWGLAFITHGPQSISLSAIYLFTVLNAFQGFLMFLWFLSITCKSFHEEQRSTKGSSMSNVTS